The following is a genomic window from Penaeus vannamei isolate JL-2024 chromosome 27, ASM4276789v1, whole genome shotgun sequence.
GCCATTAACTACGCGCAGAAGCGCACCCGCAGGCGCGTGCTGGTCATGATCGGCCTCGTGTGGGCCATCAGCGTGGTCATCTGCCTGCCGCCGTTGTTCGGCTGGAACGACTGGGCCGAGCTCTTCTCGCGCGACACGCCCTGCGCGCCCACCAAGCAGAAGGGCTACGTCGTCTTCTCCTCCGTCGGCTCCTTCTACTGCCCGCTCCTCATCATGGCCGTCCTCAACGTCAAGATCTTCCGCTCCATCCGCAGCAGGCTCCGGAAGCGCGCCTCGAGGCACAGCCAAGTGCTCGACCTCGGCAACATCCGGTTCTCGCGGATCGACCATCTCTCGACGTACACGGTGCCCACGCCGACCCGCCCCGCCTCCAACGGGACGCACGCGGGCCGCCCGGACGACGACGCGCTGCAGAACGGCGGCGCCAAGAGGAACGACCTCACGCTCCCCGACGACGACAACGGGATCCAGCAGGTGATCCGGAGGACGCGGAAGATCTCCCTGTCGAAGGAGCGCCGCGCCGCCCGCACGCTGGGCATCATCATGGGCGCCTTCGTGGTGTGCTGGCTGCCCTTCTTCCTCATGTACGTGATCCTGCCCTTCTGCCGGACGTGCGCGCCCCCGAGCCCCAGgctcatcaacttcatcatctgGCTCGGCTACATCAACTCCGCCCTCAACCCCGTCATCTACACCTTCTTCAACCAGGACTTCTCGAAGGCCATCGCCAAGATCCTGAGGCGACCCGGGAAGTGAACGGCCGAACGAGGGAACGGCCGAACGGGGGAATGGGTGAACGGCCGAACGAGGGAACGGCCGAACGGGGGAATGGGTGAACGGCCGAACGAGGGAACGGCCGAACGGGGGAATGGGTGAACGGCCGAACTTTGAAACGTGTCAACGGACGAACGGTTGGACTTTTGAACGTGTCAGCGGGTGAATGAACGATCAATTGAATCTAACGGGTGTTTCGATCATCCAAAGCCTGTGATTATCAGAGATTATCAGAAGCCTGTGTCGGGTAATTCACAAGACCAGAAATGAGTGATTAACCGGACTGACGAAGGAACTGAGACTCCGGGAGAAATAATTGATTATATTTTGACATTGTGATTAAGGTGATTCTGCTGTGGCGCGTGAGATggacttttttttcgttctgatgataaataaatattaagataTAAAATAGTGTATTTTTATAGATATCCgaaaacaaacatagacatacgaggagagatagataagcagatagatagatggagactcGTAAGTTGATAGCTAAgtgaagagatagatggagactaatagataaacacatagatagcTGGAGACAAACAGATATTGTAGATatacaggaagagacagacagacagagattgactgataaacagacagagatagatggatagataaatgatgatgataataatgataataataattgcattgataatgataattataacactaataataataaccgtgataaagattgtaatgataacaatacaaatgaaaataagaaaatacaaatgattatcataataacaataaagatgtgatagtgataataatgatgttaatgataatgatgatgatgaatatagttataatgataataatgataatagtaatgaaaatgataataataatgataataataataatgatattgataatacaaataacagtgatgataacgatggtgagaaagatggtgatgatgatactaatacaaaaataacaatactgataacaatgataatcatcctcACAATGATAGTGACACCAACAACATATTTccacataaaataaaatagaaagaaagtaagaaagaagaacacaaaatacaagaaaaaaaatatcgtacCATTTCCTACCTACCTAAACAACCCTGTTTTCGTGAAGCGCCAATTAACTATTACGAATGGTTGGTGGTTTATGGCCGTGCGACACCTACCATCTTGAGTAAGTCTTGTGGTTCGAAGACGTTACATATCTTGGAAAAGGGATGTCTTTTTTTCCGTCTCAAGAACTTTTAGAAGAGCGTTGGTTGTAAGGAAAccgtaataaaaagaagaaaaaaacgtttggTAGTATGGAAAccgcaataaaaagaaaaaataaagctaTTAGTAGTATGgaaaccgtaataataataataataataataataataataataataataataataataataaacggctGGTAATATGGAAaccgtaataaaaagaaaaaaatgtaaaatggttGGTAGTATGGAAACCGTAATAAAAAACTATGTAAACTATAAATTTGAGCTTATGTATAATGGTtagataaaaaaatgattaatatgatatatcttttttcatttgaatgctacgaaagaagaagaaaaaagtcagaAATATAGGGTACTCTGTAAtctgaaaaaaacacgaaaagaatagATTTGAAATAATCtataagaataatatgaaaaataataaatcccCCTTTCATTTAAAATGCTACGGaagttaaaaaataaacaaataaatagaaacagatagataaaaaataaaaattgtataagggtaagataaaaatgattaaaaaaacatcCCTTTTTCATTTAAAATGCTACGGAGAAAGAAAGTCGTTAGTAGCGTGGGGAACTCTGTaatgtaaacaaatgaaaaatgtaaATCTGAACTTTCGTATAAGGGTAGGATCGACAATGAATTATAAGACAGTCCGGTATTATTTGAAAtgcaacgaaaaggaaaacaagagtcGTTTGTTGTACCGGGAGttctgaaataaaaaaggaaatttgaaATCACATATAAGGATAACATAAAGCATAATGACAAGAAAtgccagattttttattttagaatatcaggcaaacaaaagcaataaaatcgTTAGTatcatgaaaatacaaatatgaacttacaatggtaaaaaaaaaaagatttctttCAAAATgctagaaaa
Proteins encoded in this region:
- the LOC113814918 gene encoding probable G-protein coupled receptor No18, whose protein sequence is MTVSSPAENQSAPAPPGWAFDVSRSGGGFVLADLEIEMPVWEFVLSVVLLSTITVFTIVGNALVILSVFSYRPLRIVQNFFIASLAVADLTVAVFVLPLGAAYTILGKWIFGLHLCRFWLTIDILCCTASILNLCAIALDRYWAISDAINYAQKRTRRRVLVMIGLVWAISVVICLPPLFGWNDWAELFSRDTPCAPTKQKGYVVFSSVGSFYCPLLIMAVLNVKIFRSIRSRLRKRASRHSQVLDLGNIRFSRIDHLSTYTVPTPTRPASNGTHAGRPDDDALQNGGAKRNDLTLPDDDNGIQQVIRRTRKISLSKERRAARTLGIIMGAFVVCWLPFFLMYVILPFCRTCAPPSPRLINFIIWLGYINSALNPVIYTFFNQDFSKAIAKILRRPGK